One segment of Pan paniscus chromosome 20, NHGRI_mPanPan1-v2.0_pri, whole genome shotgun sequence DNA contains the following:
- the RAD23A gene encoding UV excision repair protein RAD23 homolog A isoform X1 gives MAVTITLKTLQQQTFKIRMEPDETVKVLKEKIEAEKGRDAFPVAGQKLIYAGKILSDDVPIRDYRIDEKNFVVVMVTKTKAGQGTPAPPEASPTAAPESSTSFPPAPTSGMSHPPPAAREDKSPSEESAPTTSPESVSGSVPSSGSSGREEDAASTLVTGSEYETMLTEIMSMGYERERVVAALRASYNNPHRAVEYLLTGIPGSPEPEHGSVQESQVSEQPATEAAGENPLEFLRDQPQFQNMRQVIQQNPALLPALLQQLGQENPQLLQQISRHQEQFIQMLNEPPGELADISDVEGEVGAIGEEAPQMNYIQVTPQEKEAIERLKALGFPESLVIQAYFACEKNENLAANFLLSQNFDDE, from the exons GTGAAGGTGCTAAAGGAGAAGATAGAAGCTGAGAAGGGTCGTGATGCCTTCCCCGTGGCTGGACAGAAACTCATCTATGCCGGCAAGATCTTGAGTGACGATGTCCCTATCAGGGACTATCGCATCGATGAGAAGAACTTTGTGGTCGTCATGGTGACCAAG ACCAAAGCCGGCCAGGGTACCCCAGCACCCCCAGAGGCCTCACCCACAGCTGCCCCAGAGTCCTCTACATCCTTCCCGCCTGCCCCCACCTCAGGCATGTCCCATCCCCCACCTGCCGCCAGAGAGGACAAGAGCCCATCAGAGGAATCCGCCCCCACGACGTCCCCAGAGTCTGTGTCAGG CTCTGTTCCCTCTTCAGGTAGCAGCGGGCGAGAGGAAGACGCGGCCTCCACGCTAG TGACGGGCTCTGAGTATGAGACGATGCTGACGGAGATCATGTCCATGGGCTATGAGCGAGAGCGGGTCGTGGCCGCCCTGAGAGCCAGCTACAACAACCCCCACCGAGCCGTGGAGTATCTGCTCACG GGAATTCCTGGGAGCCCCGAGCCGGAACACGGTTCTGTCCAGGAGAGCCAGGTATCGGAGCAGCCGGCCACGGAAGCAG CAGGAGAGAACCCCCTGGAGTTCCTGCGGGACCAGCCCCAGTTCCAGAACATGCGGCAGGTGATTCAGCAGAACCCTGCGCTGCTGCCCGCCCTGCTCCAGCAGCTGGGCCAGGAGAACCCTCAGCTTTTACAG CAAATCAGCCGGCACCAGGAGCAGTTCATCCAGATGCTGAACGAGCCCCCTGGGGAGCTGGCGGACATATCAGATGTGGAGGGGGAGGTGGGCGCCATAGGAGAGGAGGCCCCGCAGATGAACTACATCCAGGTGACGCCGCAGGAGAAAGAAGCTATAGAGAGG TTGAAGGCCCTGGGCTTCCCAGAGAGCCTGGTCATCCAGGCCTATTTCGCGTGTGAAAAAAATGAGAACTTGGCTGCCAACTTCCTCCTGAGTCAGAACTTTGATGACGAGTGA
- the RAD23A gene encoding UV excision repair protein RAD23 homolog A isoform X2, with protein sequence MAVTITLKTLQQQTFKIRMEPDETVKVLKEKIEAEKGRDAFPVAGQKLIYAGKILSDDVPIRDYRIDEKNFVVVMVTKTKAGQGTPAPPEASPTAAPESSTSFPPAPTSGMSHPPPAAREDKSPSEESAPTTSPESVSGSVPSSGSSGREEDAASTLVTGSEYETMLTEIMSMGYERERVVAALRASYNNPHRAVEYLLTGIPGSPEPEHGSVQESQVSEQPATEAGENPLEFLRDQPQFQNMRQVIQQNPALLPALLQQLGQENPQLLQQISRHQEQFIQMLNEPPGELADISDVEGEVGAIGEEAPQMNYIQVTPQEKEAIERLKALGFPESLVIQAYFACEKNENLAANFLLSQNFDDE encoded by the exons GTGAAGGTGCTAAAGGAGAAGATAGAAGCTGAGAAGGGTCGTGATGCCTTCCCCGTGGCTGGACAGAAACTCATCTATGCCGGCAAGATCTTGAGTGACGATGTCCCTATCAGGGACTATCGCATCGATGAGAAGAACTTTGTGGTCGTCATGGTGACCAAG ACCAAAGCCGGCCAGGGTACCCCAGCACCCCCAGAGGCCTCACCCACAGCTGCCCCAGAGTCCTCTACATCCTTCCCGCCTGCCCCCACCTCAGGCATGTCCCATCCCCCACCTGCCGCCAGAGAGGACAAGAGCCCATCAGAGGAATCCGCCCCCACGACGTCCCCAGAGTCTGTGTCAGG CTCTGTTCCCTCTTCAGGTAGCAGCGGGCGAGAGGAAGACGCGGCCTCCACGCTAG TGACGGGCTCTGAGTATGAGACGATGCTGACGGAGATCATGTCCATGGGCTATGAGCGAGAGCGGGTCGTGGCCGCCCTGAGAGCCAGCTACAACAACCCCCACCGAGCCGTGGAGTATCTGCTCACG GGAATTCCTGGGAGCCCCGAGCCGGAACACGGTTCTGTCCAGGAGAGCCAGGTATCGGAGCAGCCGGCCACGGAAGCAG GAGAGAACCCCCTGGAGTTCCTGCGGGACCAGCCCCAGTTCCAGAACATGCGGCAGGTGATTCAGCAGAACCCTGCGCTGCTGCCCGCCCTGCTCCAGCAGCTGGGCCAGGAGAACCCTCAGCTTTTACAG CAAATCAGCCGGCACCAGGAGCAGTTCATCCAGATGCTGAACGAGCCCCCTGGGGAGCTGGCGGACATATCAGATGTGGAGGGGGAGGTGGGCGCCATAGGAGAGGAGGCCCCGCAGATGAACTACATCCAGGTGACGCCGCAGGAGAAAGAAGCTATAGAGAGG TTGAAGGCCCTGGGCTTCCCAGAGAGCCTGGTCATCCAGGCCTATTTCGCGTGTGAAAAAAATGAGAACTTGGCTGCCAACTTCCTCCTGAGTCAGAACTTTGATGACGAGTGA
- the DAND5 gene encoding DAN domain family member 5 — protein sequence MLLGRLSTLLCLLSGALPTGSGRPEPQSPRPQSWAAANQTWALGPGALPSLVPAPALGSWKAFLGLQKARQLGMGRLQRGQDEVAAVTLPLNPQEVIQGMCKAVPFVQVFSRPGCSAIRLRNHLCFGHCSSLYIPGSDPTPLVLCNSCMPARKRWAPVVLWCLTGSSASRRRVKISTMLIEGCHCSPKA from the exons ATGCTCCTTGGCCGGCTATCCACTCTTCTGTGCCTGCTTAGCGGGGCCCTGCCTACAGGCTCAGGGAGGCCTGAACCCCAGTCTCCTCGACCTCAGTCCTGGGCTGCAGCCAATCAGACCTGGGCTCTGGGCCCAGGGGCCCTGCCCTCACTGGTGCCAGCTCCTGCCCTTGGGAGCTGGAAGGCCTTCTTGGGCCTGCAGAAAGCCAGGCAGCTGGGGATGGGCAGGCTGCAGCGTGGGCAAGATGAGGTGGCTGCTGTGACTCTGCCGCTGAACCCTCAGGAAGTGATCCAGGGGATGTGTAAGGCTGTGCCCTTCGTtcag GTGTTCTCCCGGCCCGGCTGCTCAGCCATACGCCTCCGAAATCATCTGTGCTTTGGTCATTGCTCCTCTCTCTACATCCCTGGCTCGGACCCCACCCCACTAGTCCTGTGCAACAGCTGTATGCCTGCTCGCAAGCGTTGGGCACCCGTGGTCCTGTGGTGTCTCACTGGCAGCTCAGCCTCCCGTCGACGGGTGAAGATATCCACCATGCTGATCGAGGGGTGTCACTGCAGCCCAAAAGCATGA
- the GADD45GIP1 gene encoding large ribosomal subunit protein mL64 has product MAASVRQARSLLGVAATLAPGSRGYRSRPPPRRRPGPRWPDPEDLLTPRWQLGPRYAAKQFARYGAASGVVPGSLWPSPEQLRELEAEEREWYPSLATMQESLRVKQLAEEQKRREREQHIAECMAKMPQMIVNWRQQQRENWEKAQADKERRARLQAEAQELLGYQVDPRSARFQELLQDLEKKERKRLKEEKQKRKKEARAAALAAAVAQDPAASGAPSS; this is encoded by the exons ATGGCGGCGTCCGTGCGACAGGCACGCAGCCTACTAGGTGTGGCGGCGACCCTGGCCCCGGGTTCCCGTGGCTACCGGTCGCGGCCGCCCCCGCGCCGCAGGCCGGGACCCCGGTGGCCAGACCCCGAGGACCTCCTGACCCCGCGGTGGCAGCTGGGACCGCGCTACGCGGCTAAGCAGTTCGCGCGTTACGGCGCCGCCTCCGGGGTGGTCCCCGGTTCGTTATGGCCGTCGCCGGAGCAGCTGCGGGAGCTGGAGGCCGAAGAACGCGAATGGTACCCAAGCCTGGCGACCATGCAGGAGTCGCTGCGGGTGAAGCAGCTGGCCGAAGAGCAGAAGCGTCGGGAGAG GGAGCAGCACATCGCAGAGTGCATGGCCAAGATGCCACAGATGATTGTGAACTGGCGGCAGCAGCAGCGGGAGAACTGGGAGAAGGCCCAGGCTGACAAGGAGAGGAGGGCCCGACTGCAGGCTGAGGCCCAGGAGCTCCTGGGCTACCAGGTGGACCCAAGGAGTGCCCGCTTCCAGGAGCTGCTCCAGGACCTAGAGAAGAAGGAGCGCAAGCGCCTCAAGGAGGAAAAACAGAAACGGAAGAAGGAGGCGCGAGCTGCTGCATTGGCTGCAGCTGTGGCTCAAGACCCAGCAGCCTCTGGAGCACCCAGCTCCTGA